ACACTATGATCGACCTCGTATGTTGATAACTTGAACCTGGAATTGTATTGACTATATTGACTAGAACGACCGCAGTCTCTGAGTGTCTGATGGTACGACCAGCCATTTTCGAGTAGTCGGAAATGAGCCGATCAGGTTTCATGTAGCCAGCCGCTCCACGGAAGCTGTGCACGAATAGATGATGGCATTCGCTAATTACAGCGGTGCGAGATTGAAAAGAATCTAACTAAAAACGGAGGCGCCGGTTGTTCTCTTTTGTCACCCGATCAAACGCACCAACCGCATCCCAAAGATGCCATAATACCCGTGCGCTTGACTTCAAGGGTTACTTCATAGATGACCCCTTTCTCTTTTTTCGATCTTGACTAGTATTTTTTCCCTTCACCCCTTCACACCATCGCGGACGTAGAAAGTGTTACCGCATCGCAAACATATCCAACTGTGTTGCCATTTCATTAGAGCGACTTTATACGCGGCCGCCACCTTGGTTTTCTGGCTATCATTATATTTCCGCGCCAAAACCACGAAAGTAACGGCAGCCACAAGTCCGATGAACATACCCACCAGCCACGAAGTTAGGTCCCAATTCTCCCGACCTAAAACCCAAGCCAAAAGCAAAGACAGTGGACTGCCAACGAAGTTAAAAATAAAGATCGCTATAAATATAAACGCGATCCCGGAACCGACATCGCTATCTTCGTTTGGCGGTTCCGTTTGTTTTGCAAGGCCGGATTTTGTCTTTTGGTATCCGCCGCCAACGCCCAGATTGCCGTGGGTTGTGCCAACGCCTATAACGAGTCCCGAACTAGAGCCCGATTTGTGAGCCATGTCGAAGGACTGCGTGTCGTCTGAGGAGCATTTGGGGCAATTAGTAGATTGCATAAAATCTTATTTTTTTGGAAAGATGTTTGTTTTTGCCTTGCTGTTATGAAACAGAATGGAAATTGAGAATTAGGCTAAAGTCTGGTAGGTTGGTCTTAGTTTAACTGATGCTCAACTGTGGAATAGGCACGACTTAATGTTGTTCGCTGTGGAGATTCGATTTACTCCACTTGAGAAGCATTAAACTACTCCTAGTATAAGATTAAATAGTCTTAGTTGCAAGCATTTTCTACTAACGGCCTATGGCCATCGGAGGATCACTCTGATGGGTCGGGCTTCGCTCGAAAAACCAGCCAAACTCGCTGAAAAGCTCACAGAGATTCGGCATCGCAGGGAAATTGGGGTCACAATTGCGATATTGCGATTCTCTGTTCGGATTCATACTTCTCGATCGTGTGAGCGAAGCTGATTGCCGTGTCGATGCAGTGATACGGTGCAGGATTTCGATACTAGGATCTTTCATTAAACTTCTCCGGACATTGACCTTCTACTTCGATGCGATTGAGCGAAAGCGTGATGTCTTTTGGCCCGTACGCCGTCCGTGGGATTTGGCGAGGCGGCGACAGCGTCATTTTGTACCTGTTGCCGGTCGGTGTCAATCGATTTGTTCGCGGTGGGAAATGTCACTCATTTTTCTTAGATTCAAGTGATAAGTGCAACAAAATGGTTGTTAGGGACCTCGTTGGGTGTTCGGAAGCCGAGGCACTTACGAGGACGGTTATTAAGACGTTGGTTGACGAGAGTGATGTGGTCGTCTGAGAGTAAAGAGAAATCGGTTTTTTGGGGATGTACTGCCTGACAAGGCCATTTGTGTTTTCATTAGTGCCTCTTTGCCAGGAGGAGTACGGATCGGCGAAGAAGAAGTCGGCATCCAGACGCCGGGCGATGGATTCGTGGCGGCGAAACTCGAAACCGTTATCGGAAGTGATCGTCAAGACCTTGTCCTTTAGCGGCATGAGCATCTGACACGCGGCCTCGGCCAAGGTGTCGGGCGATCTGTCGGCAAGCTTCTGCAGTAGGCAGAAACGGGATCGTCTCTCGACGAGCGAGATGATCGACCCGCTTTGCCGCCGGCCGATGATGGTATCGGCTTCCCAGTCGCCGAACCGCGACCGTGTCTCGACGATCTCGGGTCGCGTCGCGATCGGCCGCCGTGTGTCCCAACCCCCGCGTTTGTAATACTTATGGTTCCGCTTGCGGTATTTGTGGTACCGCCTCAGGCAAGTGTAGAGATCTCCGCCTTCCCGTTTGTTTTGATAGACATAAAGATAGATAGTTTCGTGGCTCACCGACGGCAATCCTTCCAGCTTGAGCCGCCTCTGTATCTGCTCCGGCGCCCACTCGGTCCTCAGCAGCTTCTCGACCCTCGCCCACGTCGCCTCGTCGATCCGGTGCTTCCTCTTCCGCTGATGTCTCTCTCTCGTCATCATTATCGACGACGGTGCCCGATAACCTCGATGTGTGCTGTTTCGCCTGATCTCGCGCGTGATCGTTGACTTGTCAACCTTCAACTCTCTCGCGATATCGCTCTTCTTCATTCCGGTTCCTAGAGCAGCCCATATCTGGTATCTTTGCTCCTGGGTAAGTTGTCGATAGCTCATCTGATGCTCCTTTTGATTGCAGTTAAAAGATGCGTCAAATCTACTTCAACTTACCCTTCTCCCGCTAATTTCAAAAGTTGCACTTATTATATGAATTCAAGTCGATGAGTGTTGCATCTATGCGACGTTACTGTATCGTTGCAATTTCTGATATAATATAATTTAACCAGTCAACGGATCTTTGAAAACTAAAGACTGATGAAACAAACACAGTAGTTACGGCATTCCTGAGCACATTTTGTAAAAAAGCCTGAGGGGAAGAAAATTAATTAGGGACACTTTGCGAGGTTAACTTATTTATTCAGAGCATTTAGCCTGTCCCAAATTCGGCAAAACGTAAAATTAATTAGGGACACTTTTCGCCCGTAACGCACAGCAAACGCACAGCTTAGCGTCACAGAACGCGTAACCCGACTGTTTCAAATTAAATTGAACTAATTTGGGACACTCAGTAGCGGAAATTTGATGTCGAAAAAAGGAAGTGCGGTTTGAGTTCGGGAAACTCAAACCGCTAATTATCAGATAGGCTTTGCTGTAGGCCACGCGGAGATGTAGGCAAAAGGCAGTTTATTTATAGGCTGGCAATTGTGCTGACGAACAAACTTCTCCGCAGAGTTCAATTCGTCGGCACCGAACTTTTTGCCTTCGGGACTAGCCCGAGGCGGCGGGCCTCGCGTTCGATCACGCGGGCGTCGCTCTTAAGACTGTGTATCTCCTCTTGGAGCTGTAAATTTTCATCTGTGATGCTCTGTATCTTGGTAGAAAGCTGATCAAACTCGGTCCTCTCGCTCGTCATAGCCGAAAAAGCCCTGTAATTGACCGTCAAACACAGCATCACCGAGATCGAGATAACGATCGCAAACTGTAGCCAAATCCGATCCTTCGGAGTTTGTCGCAATTCGGTAGTTCTGTTTGGCTTTCTCATTTTCGATTTCGTCTCACTTACAGTTTTTGCGATCAATTCATCAAATAGTCACGACCAAGTTTGAGCAATTGCTCGAGGTCATCGGCCGATTCGCTTTCGGCATAGATCCTGACCATCGGTTCGGTCCCGGAGGGGCGCATCAACATCCAGGCGTTGTTTTCGAATAGAAATTTGACACCGTCTATCCTGTTTATCCTTTCAATTCGCCTGCCGGCGATCTCGACGGGTTCTTGAGCTAACTTTTCTTTCAGCTTTTCAGCGATGTCGGGCGTCAATTTGACCCCGATGCGGCCCGATTCGAGCCGACCGACCCGGCGATAAATATCCTCAAGCTGCTCGCCGAGACTTGCACCGCGTGCGGCGACCGCCTCGGCGGCCAAAAGACAGGCTAAGATGCCGTCTTTTTCCGGATAATGTCCCCGGATCGACAGTCCGGCCGACTCCTCGCCGCCGAGGATGATCTCGTCTTTATTTATCAATTCGCCGATGTACTTAAATCCGACCGGCGTTTCGTAGAGTTCTATTCCACGCTCTTTGGCAATACGATCGACCAGATGCGATGTCGCTACGCTGCGTGCTACGCCTTGTTTCCAGCCGCGACTCTCCGCCAGATAGTCTGCCAAAAGAGCGACAAGCTGGTTGGGCTCAATGAATGTGCCGTCCGCATCGATCACGCCAAATCTGTCGCCGTCACCGTCGGTCGCAAGACCTAAAGTCGCCCCCCTTCGAAGTAACTGCGTGACGGAGTTCGTCAAGGTGTTCGCTGCCGGGCTCCGGTGCCTGGCCACCAAAGGTCACGTCACGCCAATCGTGTATGGTCTCGACGTCGAGCCCGCAATTTTTAAGTGCCGTATTTAAGTATCCACGGCCGGTGCCCCATAGCGGGTCATACACGAATCGCCCTTTGGCCGCAGCAATGACGTCAAATCTTATTTTGGTCGCCAGATCATCTAAATATGCCTGCCGCGGGTCAAACGTCTCGATCGAACCGCCGGCGGCATCAGGCGTGGAAACCTTGGCATCGATTCCGGCTTCGATCTGCCCGGTGACCTCCGGCAATGCCGGAGCACCGTCACTGGTCGAAAACTTGATTCCCTGATATTCCGGCGGATTATGCGATGCCGTAAAGTTGATTCCGCCGGCCGCCCTTTGCGACCTGATCGCGTGCGATATCGTCGGCGTCGGCGTCGGCCCGGTGCATAAATGCACCTTAAATCCTTTGGCAACCGCGATCTCCGCGGCGACGTTGGAAAATGCCTCGCCCATAAATCGCGAATCGTGGCCGATGATAAGAGTCCGGTCGAGATCGGGCCTTGTTGTCAAATAACTGCAGATCGCTTCGGAAACGAGCCTCACATTGTCGAATGTGAACTCCTTAGCGATCACTGCTCGCCAACCCGATGTACCGAAACGAATGGACATAACCAAAGATCGAATGAATTACAGAACTACATTTCTCGGCATCGCCGATTCGGCCTCGACCGCGACGTGCGGTCTAATATATAAATGCGTAAATGGCTTGAACCCAATATCCCTTGAAGTGTTTGAAAATTTAACACAGTACGTTAAGCGTGTAAAGCGCTTAGTTTCCCGATATATTATGAATCATTACAATAAGTTACGGATATATACTTAATGTGTGACATCACCAATGCGCTTAAATACGAACATTATATGAACATTTACTTTAATGCAAGTCTAACGTGCCTTATTAAGGTTGTTTTGATCTAAACCGCTTGGATCGAGGCCCACACAAAGTCGCCCGTAAAGCGCCGGATTAAACGAAGGCTTTTACCGGCAGGACGTATAATGCTTATGTTTCGAGGGCGAAGTATGACCATTACCTATTATGTGTCATTTCGCATCGCCTTGATCGTATCACTCACCGATGTATCGAACTGACACAGTATCGTGATTTAGGTCAGCTCGTTCTTGTATATGTAAGTGCTTGTAAACACTGATGTTATACCCCGTGCCGCTAAAACGATAGTTTGGCACGTATTTTGCAATCACACACGCGATACAAGTTGTTGCTCGTCGAATCGTGTCTTGCTTGATTCAGACAGAGCACAGTTTAGATAAGAGCATTCTTAGTGGAGAAATATATACATGAGACCTGTAAAGCATTTTGAAAAGGGCTTGACCTACGTAGCAAAGGGCGTTTTTAACGCCGTTAAGTCTGTAAACCAGTTTAAGCCGAATCCGTCTTTTACACCGAAGTGGTCAGACAAGCCGTTGCTTAAGTCCTGGCAGAAGACAAAGCCGACGCTCGGTTTTCCTCGCCAGACGGACAGTCTGTGTCCGAACTGTGTCATTGAGGCGCGCGAGGACATTCTTGCCGGAAAGCAGGATGTATCGCTTTTGGTCAATGAAAAGGTCGGTGAGATCAAGGCTCAGATCATTGAACGCGATGGGCAGGTCTGGATGATCAAGGATTGTCCGACCCACGGCCATTTCGAAGATATGATGGCCATCGACTCCAAGTTTCTGCAGCACATCGAATCGCTCTTCCCGGGCCGCGACATCGACGCCCACAATGACGAGAATCTGCACAATCACGGCACATCGTCGGTCAAGTACGGCCGCGGAGCCGTTTTGACGGTCGATCTGACCAATCGTTGCAATATGATGTGCGATCCGTGCTTTATGGACGCTAACCAGGTCGGTTTCGTCCACGAGCTCTCGATGGAAGACATCACCGAGATCCTCGACAATGCGATCCAGATCAAGCCGCGGCGTCAGATGTCGGTTCAGTATTCGGGCGGTGAGCCGACGTTGTCGCCTTACTTTTTGGATGCGATCCGATATGCACGTAAGGTCGGTTATAACTCGGTTCAGGCCGCGACAAACGGCATCGAGTTTGCTAAATCTAAAGATTTCTGCCGCGAAGCAGCCGATGCGGGACTTCGCTTTGTCTATCTGCAGTTCGACGGTATCGGCAACGACGCCAACTCACATCGCCAGATCGGCAACCTGTTTGACGTCAAACTTCGTGCGATCAACAACCTGCACGAAGCGGGCGTCGACATCATCCTCGTCACAACGCTGGTGAATGGCATTAATAATGACCAGGTCGGCACGATCATCCGTTTTGCACTCGAGAATCCTAAGAAGATCTCATTCATCGCGTTTCAGCCGGTGTCATTCACGGGCCGCGACGAGCTGATCACGGAAAGCCGCCGTTTGCAGCAGCGTTACACGCTGGCTCACCTCGCACACGACGTGCAGGGATCAGGTCGGGATCACGGAACCGACGCGTGACTGGTTCCCCTTGAGCCTTATGGGAGCGTTTGCTGATTTTGCGGACGCCGTCCACGGGCCTGAGAGCGATTGGGGCCAGGTCAGTTGCGGTTGTCACCCGAATTGCGGCGTCGGCACTGCCGTGATGGTCAATAAGGAAACGAAAGAGATGGCACCGGTGCCGCAGTTCTTGAATATTCAAGGACTCGTCTCGGATATGCAGCACATCAGTGATACAAACCGCGGCAAGTGGTTTTCGAACATAATGATGGGCCTCGCACTCTTGAAAAACTACAATCCGTATGGTGCACCGCACAGCCTGACGCTTGGTGGCATCTTCAGGAAATTCGACAAATCGTTCGGACTTTCGGGCAAGGATTACGGCAAGGTCGGCCCGGACCGCACAATGGAAGACATCGAAAAGCGTCGTCAAGACCCTTGGAACTTCCTGTTTATCGCCGGTATGTGGTTTCAGGATCTGTTCAACTACGATTTCCGCCGCACCGAAATGTGCATCATCCCGTACGGCACGCAAGAGGGCGAAATTTCGTTCTGTGCTTATAACACGGGTATCGGCTGGAGAAATATCATCGAGCATATGCACCAGAATGCGACCGTCGCTCAGTGGTACAAGGATCAGGGACGTCACGAAGTTTTTGCCCGCGGTAAGGAAGT
This is a stretch of genomic DNA from Chloracidobacterium sp.. It encodes these proteins:
- a CDS encoding septum formation initiator family protein, with protein sequence MRKPNRTTELRQTPKDRIWLQFAIVISISVMLCLTVNYRAFSAMTSERTEFDQLSTKIQSITDENLQLQEEIHSLKSDARVIEREARRLGLVPKAKSSVPTN
- a CDS encoding IS30 family transposase; the encoded protein is MSYRQLTQEQRYQIWAALGTGMKKSDIARELKVDKSTITREIRRNSTHRGYRAPSSIMMTRERHQRKRKHRIDEATWARVEKLLRTEWAPEQIQRRLKLEGLPSVSHETIYLYVYQNKREGGDLYTCLRRYHKYRKRNHKYYKRGGWDTRRPIATRPEIVETRSRFGDWEADTIIGRRQSGSIISLVERRSRFCLLQKLADRSPDTLAEAACQMLMPLKDKVLTITSDNGFEFRRHESIARRLDADFFFADPYSSWQRGTNENTNGLVRQYIPKKPISLYSQTTTSLSSTNVLITVLVSASASEHPTRSLTTILLHLSLESKKNE